CAAGAGATGACTGTACTTGCTGGTGCATCGGGGCGAAACCTCGCGTTTGCCCCCGGGCATTTTTTGCCAAGCGGTGAACTTGGCAGCTCAAAAGGGGTGTTAATAGCTGGTCATAACGACACCCACTTTGCATTTCTAAAACATGTCGAAGTGGGTGAGCAGTTCAGTATGCAGTTGCAAAATGGCCAGATTGAACACTATCAAGTTCGCAGCATTGATGTTATTCATCAAAGTGAACAAGGGTTTTTAGCACAATCAGGCCTTTATTTATTAACCTGTTACCCTTTTGACTCCTTAGCTTCAGGGACTGAGTTTAGGCTATTGGTGTCGGCTGATAAATTATCATCGTCCACGTCAACTTTGAGCTCTTGATGACGTTGGCTAACAATAACACCGGCAAATACCACCGCAATACTTACCCATTGCCAAAGTGTGAGTACTTCGCCAAGTAGAATGGCTGACAAGATTAACGCAAAAATTGGAATGAGGTTTGAGTAAGCCGCAGCGGTTAACACCGACACTTTACTGATGGCGTAATTGTACATGCCATAGCCACCTAAAGTGACACATGAGCCTAGATATAAAATGCTCAGTAGGGCACTTAAATCATGCTGATTTTCGCTGGGTAGTTCGATGAAAAATAAAAAAGGCGCAAAAAATAAGCTACCACTAAACCCTTGAATTGCAATTAAAGTAAGTGGTGAATAGCGGGTCACTAAGTGTTTTACACTGACGGTATAAAAGGCGGCGCACACCATCGCCATCAATTCTAAAAAGTTACCAAGCAGTGGGTTAGGGGCTTGCTCAGTGCTTGGTGATAATAGCGTTAATAAAATACTGCCACCAATACACAAGGTAAAACCAACGACGATGGCTTTACTGATGTACTCTTTTAATATTAAGAACGCCAAAATAGCGACTATAATTGGTAAACAAGAGACAATTACCCCAGCTTG
Above is a window of Pseudoalteromonas shioyasakiensis DNA encoding:
- a CDS encoding class GN sortase, with translation MATLKKALPVCSALLGIALFVNGGYMQAKAWLAQALIESAWQQALQSPNEQVRPWFYADGYVTAHINWPSQQQEMTVLAGASGRNLAFAPGHFLPSGELGSSKGVLIAGHNDTHFAFLKHVEVGEQFSMQLQNGQIEHYQVRSIDVIHQSEQGFLAQSGLYLLTCYPFDSLASGTEFRLLVSADKLSSSTSTLSS
- a CDS encoding DMT family transporter, giving the protein MPASLCLIIATFLWGSSYIALKHAINVYDPVLVIFLRMLTTLLISLCLWRYIIRFEFKQGDWKYLIGMSLAEPCFYYLFEGHALEYTSASQAGVIVSCLPIIVAILAFLILKEYISKAIVVGFTLCIGGSILLTLLSPSTEQAPNPLLGNFLELMAMVCAAFYTVSVKHLVTRYSPLTLIAIQGFSGSLFFAPFLFFIELPSENQHDLSALLSILYLGSCVTLGGYGMYNYAISKVSVLTAAAYSNLIPIFALILSAILLGEVLTLWQWVSIAVVFAGVIVSQRHQELKVDVDDDNLSADTNSLNSVPEAKESKG